The following proteins are co-located in the Vigna angularis cultivar LongXiaoDou No.4 chromosome 2, ASM1680809v1, whole genome shotgun sequence genome:
- the LOC108327391 gene encoding ABC transporter C family member 3: MNYNVVHFLMHPLLLKPVFLNVLSASLHGLLLLSALLSWLWNKMTFTPGTREEGSIEEEQSNESETLFKTTVFCSLGVSAFSFVLCFLNYFYWYASGWSEQKSMTLLDLALKTLAWGVVSLSLHKGYFFFGSGEIRFRFSFIFRVWCTLYLVFSCYSFVVDIVHVTEIPTQSLVYDVVSNCAGFLFGYVGYFVKKNGHVNGIEEPLLNDDAKETQDADNVTPYSHAGVFSILTFSWVGSLVASGYKKTLDLEDVPQLDIRNSVAGAFPSFRDKLEADYGANAINSLTTFKLAKSLVMSAWKEILFTAFLALLGTVASYVGPYLIDDFVQYLDGQRQNQGYILVSAFFFAKIVECLSKRQLYFRFQQIGLRIRALLVAMIYNKVLTLSSQSKQGQTSGEIINLMTVDAERIGVFSWYMHDLWMVALQVSLALLILYKSLGIASFATLVTTIVVMLANVPLGSLQEKFQNKLMESKDIRMKATSEILRNMRILKLQGWEMKFLSKITELRKTEEGWLKSFVYTSAMTTFVFWGAPTFISVVTFGTCMFLGIPLEAGKMLSALATFRILQEVIFSLPDTISMIAQTKVSLDRISSFLRLDDLPCDVVEKLPQGSSNTAIEVIDGNFSWDLSSPNPTLKNINFKVFLGMRVSVCGAIGSGKSSLLSCVLGEVPKISGNLMVCGAKAYVAQSPWIQSGTIEHNILFGKHMDRERYEKVLEACSLKKDLEIFSFGDQTIIGERGINLSGGQKQRIQIAHALYQDADIYIFDDPFSAVDAHTGSHLFKECLLGHLCSKTVVYVTHQVEFLPAADLILVMKDGRITQSGKYTDLLKSGSDFMELVGAHKKALSTLDSLDGVTTSNEISSLKQEESVSGTHDFKEKKASKDLQNEETHNKSEPQGQLVQEEEREKGKVGFSVYWNYITTAYGGAMVPFILLAQILFQALQIGSNYWMAWATPISTHVQPRVEEMTLIGVYVGFAIGSSFCVLVRAMLLVTTGYKTATILFNKMHFCIFRAPMSFFDSTPSGRVLSRASTDQSAVDTVIPYQMASLAFSVIQLLGIITVMSQVAWQVFIVFIPVIAVGIWYQQYYVPSARELSRLIGVCKAPVIQHLAETISGTSTIRSYDQQSRFRETNMKLTDGYTRPKFSVSGAIEWLRFRLDMLSAITFAFSLLVLISIPPGIIDPGIAGLVVTYGLNLNTIQAWVMWNLCYIENKIISVERMLQYTCIPSEPPLVVEEDRPNPSWPSYGEVDIQDLQVRYAPHLPLVLRGITCKFGGGLKTGIVGRTGSGKSTLIQTLFRIVEPTCGQIMIDNINISSIGLHDLRSKLSIIPQDPTMFEGTVRNNLDPLEEYTDEQIWEALDKCQLGDEVRKKEGKLDSTVTENGENWSMGQRQLVCLGRVLLKKSKVLVLDEATASVDTATDNLIQQTLRQHFSNSTVITIAHRITSVIDSDMVLLLSQGLIEEYDTPTTLLENKSSSFAQLVAEYTMRSNTNFEKSMDN, translated from the exons ATGAACTACAACGTTGTTCATTTCCTCATGCATCCTCTTCTCCTCAAACCCGTTTTCCTTAACGTCTTATCTGCCTCCCTCCACGGTCTCTTGTTGCTATCAGCTTTGCTGTCATGGCTTTGGAACAAAATGACATTCACTCCAGGAACCAGAGAAGAAGGCTCTATCGAGGAAGAGCAATCCAACGAGAGTGAGACCCTCTTCAAAACGACCGTGTTTTGTTCCCTTGGTGTTTCAGCTTTCAGTTTCGTTCTCTGTTTCCTCAATTACTTCTACTGGTATGCAAGTGGGTGGTCAGAACAAAAATCTATGACCCTTTTGGATTTGGCTCTCAAAACACTTGCTTGGGGTGTTGTTTCCCTTTCGTTGCACAAAGGGTACTTCTTTTTTGGTTCTGGTGAAATAAGGTTCAGGTTTTCATTCATCTTCAGAGTTTGGTGCACCTTGTATCTAGTTTTTTCTTGTTATTCTTTCGTGGTGGATATTGTTCATGTGACCGAGATACCAACTCAGTCATTGGTTTATGATGTTGTGTCCAACTGTGCGGGCTTTTTGTTTGGTTACGTCGGGTACtttgtgaaaaaaaatggtCATGTCAACGGTATTGAGGAGCCTCTTTTGAATGATGATGCAAAAGAGACCCAGGATGCGGACAATGTTACTCCTTACTCACATGCTGGAGTTTTTAGCATTCTCACTTTCTCTTGGGTGGGTTCTCTTGTGGCTTCTGGCTACAAGAAGACCTTGGACCTTGAGGATGTTCCTCAGCTAGACATCAGAAACAGTGTGGCTGGTGCTTTTCCTAGTTTCAGAGATAAACTTGAGGCTGATTATGGTGCAAATGCTATTAACAGTCTCACCACGTTTAAGCTGGCGAAGAGTTTAGTAATGTCAGCTTGGAAGGAAATTCTGTTCACAGCTTTTCTTGCATTGTTAGGCACCGTGGCTTCTTATGTTGGTCCTTACCTTATTGATGATTTTGTTCAGTACCTTGATGGACAACGACAAAACCAGGGTTATATTTTGGTTTCTGCCTTTTTCTTTGCAAAAATTGTGGAGTGCCTCTCTAAAAGGCAATTATATTTTAGGTTTCAGCAGATTGGACTTCGAATTCGAGCACTGCTTGTTGCGATGATCTACAATAAGGTTCTCACACTTTCTAGTCAATCAAAGCAGGGCCAGACTTCTGGGGAAATAATCAATCTCATGACTGTTGATGCTGAAAGAATTGGTGTCTTCAGTTGGTACATGCATGATTTGTGGATGGTGGCGCTGCAAGTCTCATTGGCCTTGTTGATTTTGTATAAAAGCCTTGGCATTGCTTCCTTTGCTACTCTCGTTACAACCATTGTTGTTATGTTGGCAAATGTTCCCTTGGGGTCATTGCAAGAGAAGTTTCAAAATAAGTTAATGGAGTCAAAAGATATTAGAATGAAGGCCACATCCGAGATTTTGAGGAACATGAGGATCCTCAAACTACAAGGTTGGGAAATGAAGTTTCTATCAAAAATAACTGAGCTCAGGAAAACTGAGGAAGGCTGGTTAAAAAGCTTTGTTTATACCTCAGCCATGACCACATTTGTGTTTTGGGGTGCACCCACATTTATATCTGTCGTTACTTTCGGCACTTGTATGTTTTTAGGGATACCCCTTGAAGCAGGGAAGATGTTATCTGCACTTGCAACATTCCGGATTCTTCAAGAAGTCATTTTTAGCCTTCCTGATACAATTTCTATGATAGCACAAACTAAAGTTTCTCTTGATAGGATTTCATCATTCCTTCGGCTTGATGACTTGCCGTGTGATGTTGTGGAGAAGCTTCCTCAGGGAAGTTCTAATACAGCAATTGAAGTAATTGATGGAAACTTCTCTTGGGATTTATCTTCCCCTAACCCgacattgaaaaatataaactttaaagTTTTTCTTGGGATGAGGGTTTCTGTTTGTGGTGCTATTGGATCAGGAAAATCTAGTTTACTTTCTTGCGTATTGGGAGAAGTACCTAAGATATCAGGCAATCTTATGGTTTGCGGAGCAAAGGCTTATGTTGCTCAGTCTCCATGGATACAAAGCGGCACCATAGAgcataatattttgtttggtaAACACATGGATAGGGAAAGGTATGAGAAGGTACTTGAAGCTTGTTCCCTGAAGAAGGACCTGgagattttttcttttggtgATCAGACAATTATAGGAGAACGTGGAATAAATTTGAGTGGTGGACAGAAACAAAGAATTCAAATTGCACATGCTCTGTACCAAGAtgctgatatatatatatttgatgatCCTTTTAGTGCTGTGGATGCTCACACAGGCTCTCACCTGTTTAAG GAATGCTTGCTGGGTCATTTATGTTCAAAAACAGTGGTTTATGTCACTCATCAAGTGGAGTTCTTACCTGCCGCTGACCTTATATTG GTCATGAAAGATGGGAGAATTACTCAATCTGGAAAGTATACTGATCTGCTTAAAAGTGGAAGTGATTTTATGGAACTTGTTGGTGCGCACAAAAAAGCTCTATCCACTCTAGATTCATTGGATGGAGTGACAACATCTAATGAAATAAGTAGCTTAAAACAAGAAGAAAGTGTCTCTGGCACacatgattttaaagaaaaaaaagcaagCAAAGATTTGCAAAATGAGGAAACACACAACAAAAGTGAACCACAAGGTCAGCTtgttcaagaagaagaaagggagaaaggTAAAGTTGGGTTTTCAGTCTATTGGAACTATATCACAACCGCATATGGTGGAGCTATGGTACCTTTCATATTGTTGGCTCAGATTCTTTTTCAAGCTCTTCAAATAGGAAGTAATTATTGGATGGCTTGGGCCACTCCCATCTCAACACATGTGCAACCACGTGTTGAAGAAATGACTCTTATAGGAGTCTATGTTGGTTTTGCTATTGGAAGTTCTTTCTGTGTCCTTGTCAGAGCAATGCTTCTAGTCACAACAGGTTATAAGACAGCTACTATACTCTTCAATAAAATGCACTTCTGCATTTTCCGTGCTCCAATGTCATTTTTTGATTCCACTCCAAGTGGTCGAGTACTTAGCAGA gCTTCAACTGACCAAAGTGCAGTGGATACAGTCATTCCTTATCAAATGGCCTCACTTGCCTTCTCTGTGATCCAGCTTCTGGGAATTATAACAGTGATGTCTCAGGTTGCATGGCAGGTTTTCATTGTCTTTATACCTGTAATAGCAGTCGGCATATGGTATCAG CAATACTATGTACCATCAGCTCGAGAACTATCACGTTTAATTGGAGTCTGCAAAGCCCCAGTCATTCAACACTTGGCTGAGACAATTTCTGGTACTTCAACCATCAGAAGCTATGACCAGCAATCAAGATTTAGAGAGACAAATATGAAACTCACTGATGGGTATACTCGGCCAAAGTTCAGTGTTAGTGGTGCCATAGAATGGTTGCGCTTCCGCTTAGATATGCTGTCTGCAATCACCTTTGCCTTTTCCTTGTTAGTCTTAATATCTATTCCACCGGGAATCATAGATCCAG GCATTGCTGGTTTAGTTGTCACATATGGACTTAATTTGAACACGATACAAGCTTGGGTGATGTGGAATTTGTGCTACATAGAGAACAAAATTATATCAGTAGAAAGAATGCTTCAATATACGTGTATTCCTAGTGAGCCTCCCCTTGTTGTAGAAGAAGATCGACCCAACCCTTCTTGGCCATCATATGGCGAGGTTGATATACAAGATTTGCAG GTTCGTTATGCTCCACATCTTCCACTTGTGTTGCGTGGAATAACGTGTAAGTTTGGTGGAGGATTAAAAACTGGCATTGTTGGGAGAACAGGAAGTGGTAAATCTACCCTTATTCAAACACTTTTCAGAATTGTTGAGCCTACCTGTGGTCAGATCATGATTGACAACATCAACATCTCTTCAATTGGACTTCATGATTTGAGGTCTAAACTAAGCATTATTCCTCAGGATCCAACAATGTTTGAAGGAACTGTGAGAAATAATCTAGACCCTCTGGAAGAGTACACTGATGAACAAATTTGGGAG GCCCTGGATAAGTGCCAACTTGGAGATGAAGTTAGAAAGAAAGAAGGGAAGCTCGACTCCACAG TTACAGAGAATGGTGAGAATTGGAGTATGGGTCAGAGGCAGTTGGTATGCCTTGGCAGGGTGCTTCTGAAGAAAAGCAAGGTTTTGGTGCTTGATGAAGCCACTGCGTCAGTAGATACAGCTACTGATAATTTGATTCAGCAGACTCTTAGGCAACATTTCTCTAACTCTACAGTCATTACCATTGCACATAGAATAACTTCTGTTATTGACAGTGACATGGTTCTGCTTCTTAGTCAAG GACTTATTGAGGAGTATGACACCCCAACAACTTTGCTGGAGAACAAGTCCTCCTCTTTTGCACAACTTGTTGCAGAGTATACCATGCGGTCCAACACCAATTTTGAGAAATCCATGGATAATTGA